One genomic window of Mucilaginibacter sp. SJ includes the following:
- a CDS encoding menaquinone biosynthesis family protein codes for MKLTLGFSPCPNDTFIFDALIHHKIDTEGLEFEVFYDDVETLNQKAFRGELDITKLSYHAFAYVTDKYVLLDSGSALGFGVGPLLISDQEISISDLEKGEIRNRNFEIKNPLIGIPGKYTTANFLLGLAFPEAANKQVLVFSDIEDAVLDGRIDIGLIIHENRFTYQDKGLKKIIDLGDYWEKRTGCAIPLGGIVANRNLPLDIQHKINRVLRKSVEFAFANPKSGLEFIRQHAQEMSEEVMYKHIELYVNQYSIELGEEGRKAINLMFDTALEKGIIPEVKDGIYLTD; via the coding sequence ATGAAACTAACCCTCGGATTTTCGCCCTGTCCTAACGATACTTTTATTTTTGATGCGCTAATCCACCATAAAATTGACACCGAAGGCCTGGAGTTTGAAGTATTTTATGATGATGTAGAAACACTTAACCAAAAAGCTTTTCGTGGCGAACTGGATATTACCAAACTGAGCTATCACGCGTTTGCTTACGTAACAGATAAGTATGTACTGCTTGACTCGGGCAGCGCGCTGGGCTTTGGGGTAGGACCATTGTTGATTTCGGATCAGGAAATTTCGATTTCGGATTTGGAAAAAGGAGAAATCCGAAATCGAAATTTCGAAATCAAAAATCCTTTGATCGGTATCCCGGGTAAATATACTACAGCCAACTTTTTATTAGGCCTTGCCTTTCCCGAAGCTGCCAACAAACAGGTACTGGTATTTTCGGATATTGAAGATGCCGTGCTTGATGGCCGGATTGATATCGGCCTTATCATTCATGAAAACCGCTTTACCTACCAGGATAAAGGCCTCAAAAAGATCATCGACCTTGGCGATTACTGGGAAAAACGCACAGGCTGTGCTATCCCCCTTGGCGGCATTGTAGCTAACCGTAATTTACCGCTGGATATTCAGCATAAAATAAACCGGGTACTGCGTAAATCCGTGGAGTTTGCTTTTGCTAACCCCAAATCAGGCTTAGAGTTTATCCGCCAACATGCCCAGGAAATGAGCGAAGAAGTGATGTACAAGCACATTGAACTTTATGTAAATCAATACTCAATTGAGCTGGGGGAAGAAGGGCGTAAAGCTATTAACCTGATGTTTGATACCGCATTGGAGAAGGGCATTATACCGGAGGTGAAGGATGGGATATATTTGACTGATTGA
- the aat gene encoding leucyl/phenylalanyl-tRNA--protein transferase has protein sequence MIFRLDERLIFPKPDLAEPDGLLAVGGDLSTDRLLLAYQNGIFPWYSDDTPILWYSPHERFVLFPDELKISKSMRQVLRSGKQKVTVDTCFNDVITACSTAPREGQDGTWIVPDMISAYNRLHLEGYAHSVEVWQDDKLVGGLYGVHVGDVFCGESMFSRVSNASKTALIYLCNTGPYKLIDCQVHTGHLESLGARMISREQYMDVLLNNLV, from the coding sequence ATGATATTCAGGCTCGACGAACGTTTAATATTTCCAAAGCCCGATCTGGCCGAACCAGACGGGCTTTTGGCTGTTGGCGGTGATCTGAGCACAGACCGTTTGTTGCTGGCCTATCAAAACGGCATTTTTCCATGGTATAGTGATGATACGCCTATCCTATGGTATTCGCCGCACGAGCGGTTTGTTTTATTTCCGGATGAGTTAAAAATATCCAAATCTATGAGGCAGGTATTACGTTCCGGCAAACAGAAGGTTACTGTTGACACCTGCTTTAACGATGTTATAACAGCCTGCTCAACCGCTCCGCGTGAAGGGCAGGACGGCACCTGGATAGTGCCCGATATGATATCCGCTTATAACCGCCTGCATTTGGAAGGCTATGCCCATTCGGTTGAAGTATGGCAGGATGACAAGCTGGTCGGCGGCCTTTACGGTGTACACGTAGGTGATGTTTTTTGTGGTGAGAGTATGTTTAGCCGCGTCAGCAACGCTTCAAAAACAGCGCTCATCTATCTGTGCAATACAGGCCCGTACAAGCTTATCGATTGCCAGGTACACACCGGTCATCTCGAATCGCTTGGAGCAAGGATGATAAGCCGGGAGCAATATATGGATGTATTGCTAAATAATTTAGTTTGA
- a CDS encoding glycoside hydrolase family 3 protein, translated as MIMAKPIKLITLLALLPATAAIAQNKWAERKAGDVAFVTNTGGQNLGYSTTSGVKILTVDGFAFKDLNKNGKLDKYEDWRLPVDERAKDLASKMNVEQIAGLMLYSRHQPIPAAAGGPFAGTYNNKVFAESGAKASDLSDQQKQFLAKDNVRHVLVTSVQSPEIAAQWNNNAQAFVEGLGLGIPNNNSSDPRHGTVATAEYNAGAGGAISMWPGSLGLAATFDPEVVKNFGHIAAQEYRALGISTALSPQVDIATDPRWARVSGTFGEDPQLAADMARAYIDGFQTSAAEKEIKNGWGYNSVNAMVKHWPGGGAGEGGRDAHYAYGKYAVYPGNNFKQHLIPFTEGAFKLQGKTGMAAAVMPYYTISYNQDIKNHENVANNYNSYIINDLLRKKYKYDGVVCTDWLVTGDETTVDSFLSGKSWGVEGLSIAQRHYKVLMAGVDQFGGNNEVAPVVEAYQIGIKEHGEAFMRARFEQSAVRLLRNIFRTGLFENPYLESEVSKQVVGKPEFMDAGYQAQLKSIVMLKNKANILPLQSGKTVYVPKKFTPAGRNFLGMETPEKFEYPVNMETVKKYFKLTDNPDEADYALVFIASPNSGGGYNSADAKNGGTGYVPVNLQYGAYTATDARATSIAGGDPLEKFTNRTYKGKSSTAINVTDLAMVTDAYAKMKGKPVIVSVNMSNPMVFAEFEKDANAIIVDFGVQGQASLDIMTGKAEPSALLPLQMPVDMKAVEAQFEDVPHDMKCYVDEQGNKYDFGFGLNWKGVIKDGRVDKYVKSVVKP; from the coding sequence ATGATCATGGCCAAACCAATTAAACTGATAACCCTGCTGGCCCTGCTGCCCGCTACGGCTGCAATAGCACAAAATAAGTGGGCTGAAAGAAAAGCTGGTGATGTTGCTTTTGTAACGAATACCGGCGGACAAAACCTGGGCTATTCCACTACATCAGGCGTAAAAATATTAACCGTCGATGGCTTTGCTTTTAAAGATCTGAACAAGAACGGCAAGCTGGATAAGTATGAAGACTGGCGCTTGCCTGTGGATGAACGCGCTAAAGACCTCGCCTCAAAAATGAATGTTGAGCAAATAGCGGGATTGATGTTGTACAGCCGTCATCAACCAATCCCGGCGGCAGCGGGCGGGCCATTCGCCGGTACTTATAACAATAAAGTTTTTGCTGAAAGCGGTGCCAAAGCGTCTGATCTTTCCGATCAGCAAAAACAATTTTTAGCAAAGGACAACGTAAGGCATGTGCTGGTAACCTCGGTACAAAGCCCGGAAATAGCCGCGCAATGGAATAATAACGCGCAGGCTTTTGTAGAAGGCCTGGGTTTGGGCATTCCCAACAATAACAGTTCCGATCCCCGCCATGGCACCGTGGCAACAGCCGAATACAATGCCGGGGCAGGAGGGGCTATTTCCATGTGGCCGGGTTCGCTTGGATTGGCTGCTACCTTTGATCCTGAAGTGGTGAAAAACTTTGGGCATATAGCTGCGCAGGAGTATCGGGCTTTGGGTATTTCAACGGCACTTTCACCGCAGGTAGATATCGCTACCGATCCGCGATGGGCGCGCGTGAGCGGTACTTTTGGCGAAGACCCTCAATTAGCTGCTGATATGGCCCGTGCATATATCGATGGCTTCCAGACTTCGGCTGCCGAAAAGGAAATTAAAAATGGCTGGGGTTATAACAGCGTAAACGCTATGGTTAAACACTGGCCCGGTGGTGGAGCAGGAGAGGGTGGCAGGGATGCGCACTACGCTTATGGTAAATATGCGGTTTATCCGGGCAACAATTTTAAGCAGCATTTGATCCCTTTTACTGAGGGCGCATTTAAGCTGCAAGGTAAAACAGGCATGGCTGCGGCCGTGATGCCTTATTATACCATCTCATACAACCAGGATATCAAAAACCACGAAAACGTGGCCAACAATTATAACTCCTATATTATTAACGACCTGCTCCGCAAAAAATACAAATATGATGGCGTGGTTTGTACCGATTGGCTGGTTACCGGCGATGAAACTACGGTTGATTCCTTCCTTTCGGGCAAATCATGGGGCGTGGAGGGCCTTTCCATTGCTCAACGCCATTACAAGGTGCTGATGGCGGGTGTTGATCAGTTTGGTGGTAATAATGAGGTTGCCCCGGTTGTTGAAGCTTACCAGATTGGTATAAAAGAACATGGCGAAGCATTTATGCGGGCAAGGTTTGAGCAATCGGCAGTGAGGTTATTGCGCAATATTTTCAGGACAGGGTTGTTCGAAAACCCTTACCTGGAATCTGAAGTTTCCAAACAAGTTGTTGGTAAGCCCGAGTTTATGGATGCCGGTTACCAGGCCCAGCTTAAATCGATAGTGATGTTGAAAAACAAGGCTAACATTTTGCCTTTACAAAGCGGCAAAACGGTGTATGTTCCTAAAAAATTCACGCCGGCAGGCAGGAATTTTTTAGGAATGGAGACACCTGAAAAATTCGAATATCCTGTAAATATGGAAACTGTTAAAAAGTATTTTAAACTGACTGATAACCCCGATGAAGCCGACTATGCATTGGTGTTTATTGCCAGCCCCAACAGCGGCGGCGGTTATAACAGTGCCGATGCCAAAAATGGCGGAACAGGATATGTACCGGTTAACCTGCAATACGGTGCCTATACTGCTACCGATGCCCGCGCAACCAGTATAGCAGGTGGCGATCCACTGGAAAAGTTTACCAACCGTACTTACAAGGGTAAATCAAGCACTGCTATTAATGTTACCGATTTGGCTATGGTTACCGATGCTTACGCCAAAATGAAAGGCAAACCGGTTATTGTATCGGTTAATATGAGTAACCCGATGGTTTTTGCTGAATTTGAAAAGGATGCCAATGCCATCATTGTTGATTTTGGTGTGCAGGGCCAGGCTTCGCTTGATATCATGACCGGTAAAGCTGAGCCATCCGCGTTGTTACCGTTACAAATGCCGGTTGATATGAAAGCCGTTGAAGCCCAGTTTGAGGATGTGCCGCACGATATGAAATGCTATGTTGACGAGCAGGGCAATAAGTATGATTTTGGTTTCGGCCTAAACTGGAAAGGGGTGATTAAAGATGGACGTGTGGATAAGTATGTGAAGAGTGTGGTGAAGCCGTAA
- a CDS encoding DUF3857 domain-containing protein produces MNRLLLLLGAALFALPVTAQKTALPTKILPFGKIEIADLEMAKCDFEPDANAEVLFNKGDVYYDSSFDISGEYHKRIKIFNDNGKDEANIRIEYYGGNRLEYITDVQAETINLVNGKPEITKLDKKLIYTQAIDKVRSAIVFSMPNVKAGSVIEYKYKYHTASISNFPSWDFQQKIPVRYSELDTSIPDLLYFRTVNHVWMPYSKETHKSDARTMPGTNPLSYNDEKDFRVMENIPSLHDEPYMRSYTDNIMSLQFNLTSVKSSYGFYKSYSDTWAKVGGLIADDEDFGGQLKRKLKDEEPIITKAKTFKTDDEKIAYVFNQVKTLMKWDGVDRWYTNDGTYRAWEKKTGNSAEVNIILYHLLKQSGIKEIYPMIVSTREHGKVNRFNTSLSQFNRAVVYIPVDSTKEYILDATNKYNLYNETPDMLLNSSGLYIDKQANTYDMLYITKESPARQVVMINADIKADSKMTGTADISSFSYHKISSVERYKTDGEKKYIDYIKANDNNLKISSLKMRDMESDTLPLVQNIAFDLELTGSDGTYIYFNPNLFTPIRTNPFLSEKRATDIDFGHRNRYEINGTYKIPAGYKIDALPKSIRMVMPDQSISLKRFIAEQDGMIVVRYVISYEKAFYEKESYPELREFYKQMQDMLTEQIVLKKA; encoded by the coding sequence ATGAACAGGCTTTTATTACTGCTTGGAGCAGCCCTATTTGCGTTACCGGTTACCGCTCAAAAAACCGCCCTTCCCACTAAAATTTTACCCTTTGGCAAAATTGAAATCGCCGACCTTGAAATGGCCAAATGCGATTTTGAGCCCGATGCCAATGCCGAAGTCCTTTTTAACAAAGGCGATGTTTATTACGATAGTTCATTTGACATTAGCGGCGAGTATCACAAACGGATCAAGATTTTTAACGATAATGGTAAAGATGAAGCCAACATCCGTATTGAATATTACGGCGGTAACCGGCTGGAATATATTACCGATGTGCAAGCCGAAACCATTAACCTGGTTAACGGAAAGCCCGAAATAACCAAACTGGATAAAAAACTTATCTATACCCAAGCCATTGATAAGGTACGCAGCGCTATTGTTTTTTCAATGCCAAACGTTAAAGCGGGGTCGGTAATTGAATACAAGTATAAATATCATACCGCTTCGATAAGCAATTTTCCGTCGTGGGATTTTCAGCAAAAAATCCCGGTGCGGTACAGCGAGTTGGATACATCTATTCCCGATCTGCTATATTTCCGCACGGTGAACCACGTTTGGATGCCTTATTCAAAAGAAACCCATAAATCAGATGCCCGCACCATGCCCGGTACAAATCCTTTATCATATAATGATGAAAAAGATTTCAGGGTTATGGAAAACATCCCGTCGCTGCATGATGAGCCATACATGCGCTCATATACTGACAATATCATGTCGTTACAGTTTAATCTTACTTCTGTAAAATCAAGCTATGGCTTTTACAAGTCATATTCAGATACCTGGGCTAAAGTGGGCGGTCTTATTGCCGATGATGAAGATTTTGGCGGCCAGTTAAAACGTAAATTAAAAGATGAAGAGCCAATTATCACCAAAGCCAAAACATTTAAAACTGATGATGAAAAAATAGCTTATGTTTTTAACCAGGTAAAAACCCTTATGAAATGGGATGGTGTTGACCGCTGGTATACAAACGATGGTACTTACCGGGCCTGGGAAAAGAAAACGGGCAACTCGGCCGAGGTTAATATTATTTTATACCACCTGCTTAAGCAATCGGGCATTAAGGAAATCTACCCTATGATTGTGAGCACCCGTGAACACGGAAAAGTGAACCGCTTCAACACTTCGCTTTCGCAGTTTAACCGCGCAGTGGTTTACATTCCGGTGGATAGCACAAAAGAGTATATCCTTGATGCTACAAACAAATACAATTTATATAACGAAACACCCGATATGTTACTGAATTCATCGGGTTTGTATATTGATAAGCAGGCCAACACTTATGATATGCTTTATATTACAAAAGAAAGCCCGGCCAGGCAGGTGGTTATGATCAATGCCGACATTAAGGCGGACAGCAAAATGACCGGAACTGCAGATATCAGCAGCTTCAGCTATCACAAAATAAGCAGTGTTGAACGTTATAAAACCGATGGTGAAAAAAAATATATCGACTATATAAAGGCCAACGACAACAACCTTAAAATATCATCATTAAAAATGAGGGATATGGAGTCAGATACCCTGCCACTGGTACAAAATATAGCTTTTGACCTGGAGCTCACCGGTTCCGACGGAACATATATTTATTTTAACCCCAACCTTTTTACACCTATACGTACCAACCCTTTCCTGAGCGAAAAGCGCGCTACTGATATCGACTTTGGGCACCGTAACAGGTATGAGATAAACGGCACCTACAAAATTCCGGCAGGTTACAAAATTGATGCCCTGCCTAAAAGCATTCGCATGGTTATGCCCGATCAAAGCATAAGCCTTAAACGTTTTATTGCCGAACAGGACGGAATGATTGTAGTGCGATATGTTATTTCATACGAAAAGGCTTTTTACGAAAAGGAAAGTTATCCCGAGTTAAGAGAATTTTACAAACAAATGCAGGATATGCTTACCGAGCAAATAGTACTTAAAAAAGCCTGA
- the ruvC gene encoding crossover junction endodeoxyribonuclease RuvC codes for MQQVVNLKERIILGIDPGTAVMGYGLLKETGPKIELLAMGVVKMPVTDDHMLKLQRIFEKTVALIDNYHPDCLAIEAPFYGKNIQVMLKLGRAQGMAIAAALSRNVDITEYAPRKIKQSITGNGNATKEQVAAMLQSLLKFKETPDFLDATDGLAVAVCHSFQRIPTGSGSGNQGSKKSYSGWDTFVKDNAKRIVK; via the coding sequence ATGCAGCAGGTGGTAAATTTAAAGGAAAGGATCATTTTAGGTATCGACCCCGGCACAGCCGTTATGGGTTACGGACTGCTAAAGGAAACCGGCCCTAAAATTGAGCTGCTTGCTATGGGGGTAGTAAAAATGCCCGTTACCGACGATCATATGCTTAAGCTGCAGCGCATCTTTGAAAAAACCGTTGCCCTCATTGATAACTACCACCCCGATTGCCTGGCTATTGAAGCTCCTTTTTACGGCAAAAATATACAGGTGATGCTGAAACTCGGTCGCGCGCAGGGAATGGCCATAGCAGCGGCATTATCGCGCAATGTAGACATCACCGAATATGCTCCCCGTAAAATAAAACAATCTATAACCGGTAATGGCAATGCTACCAAAGAACAGGTAGCCGCCATGCTGCAAAGCCTGCTAAAATTTAAAGAAACCCCCGATTTTCTGGATGCTACCGATGGTTTGGCTGTAGCTGTTTGTCATTCATTTCAGCGGATCCCTACGGGTTCGGGTTCCGGAAACCAAGGCTCTAAAAAATCATATTCAGGTTGGGATACTTTTGTGAAGGATAATGCTAAGCGGATTGTGAAGTGA
- a CDS encoding PIN domain-containing protein has translation MCYPSQYGKNDLWIAATAALLGLTLVTTDKDFDHLHQIFMEVKHISPQTLMPK, from the coding sequence ATTTGCTACCCCTCGCAATATGGCAAAAATGATTTGTGGATAGCGGCAACCGCCGCACTGCTTGGGTTAACATTAGTAACCACCGATAAAGATTTTGACCATCTTCACCAAATTTTTATGGAGGTAAAACATATTTCACCCCAAACACTTATGCCAAAATAA
- the hflX gene encoding GTPase HflX: MKQKFYDTAVKQEKAVLVGVITPNETDEIEKEHLEELEFLASTAGALTVSHFTQKLQRPDRATFVGSGKLEDIKAYVKEEEIDIVIFDDGLSPSQLRNIENELQVKILDRNNLILDIFASRAQTAQAKTQVELAQLQYLLPRLTRLWTHLERQKGGIGMRGPGESQIETDRRLILNKISLLKDKLKQIDKQNETQRKNRHQLVRTALVGYTNVGKSTIMNMIAKSEVFAENKLFATLDTTVRKVVIENLPFLMSDTVGFIRKLPHHLVECFKSTLDETREADILIHVVDISHPNFEDQIRTVNETLKDIGAIDKRIITVFNKIDAFKPEDHHVPQQEEPLTLEDFKQSWMAKNNAPAIFISATKKENVEEFRALLYKEVKAIHTERYPYDALLY, encoded by the coding sequence ATGAAACAAAAATTTTATGATACTGCTGTGAAGCAGGAAAAAGCTGTACTTGTGGGCGTAATAACGCCCAATGAAACCGACGAGATTGAGAAGGAACACCTGGAAGAGCTGGAGTTTTTAGCCAGCACCGCGGGAGCGTTAACGGTGAGCCATTTCACTCAAAAACTACAGCGCCCGGACAGGGCAACCTTTGTTGGCTCGGGCAAGCTGGAAGATATTAAAGCCTACGTTAAAGAAGAAGAAATTGATATAGTTATTTTTGATGATGGGCTTTCGCCTTCACAATTACGAAATATTGAGAACGAACTACAGGTAAAGATCCTGGATCGGAATAACCTCATCCTGGATATTTTCGCCAGTCGTGCACAAACAGCACAAGCTAAAACCCAGGTTGAGTTGGCTCAGCTACAATACCTGCTGCCCCGCCTTACCCGCCTCTGGACCCACCTGGAACGCCAGAAGGGTGGTATTGGTATGCGCGGCCCGGGTGAGTCGCAAATTGAAACCGACCGCCGTTTGATCCTGAATAAGATCTCCTTACTAAAGGATAAACTGAAGCAGATAGATAAGCAGAACGAAACCCAGCGCAAAAACCGCCATCAACTGGTGCGTACCGCCCTGGTTGGTTATACCAACGTAGGTAAATCGACTATCATGAACATGATAGCCAAATCGGAAGTGTTTGCGGAGAATAAGCTGTTTGCCACACTGGATACTACGGTGAGGAAAGTTGTGATCGAGAACCTGCCCTTCCTGATGTCGGACACGGTAGGTTTTATCCGTAAGCTGCCCCACCATTTGGTTGAATGCTTTAAATCAACGCTTGATGAAACCCGCGAGGCGGATATCCTGATCCATGTAGTAGATATTTCGCACCCTAATTTTGAAGATCAGATCCGTACGGTTAACGAAACCCTGAAAGATATCGGTGCTATCGATAAACGCATCATTACGGTATTTAACAAAATAGATGCCTTTAAACCCGAAGACCACCATGTGCCGCAGCAGGAAGAGCCATTGACCCTGGAAGACTTTAAACAAAGCTGGATGGCCAAGAATAACGCGCCGGCCATATTTATCTCGGCAACGAAAAAGGAAAATGTGGAGGAGTTCAGGGCCTTGCTTTATAAGGAAGTGAAGGCTATACACACCGAAAGGTATCCGTATGACGCTTTGTTGTATTGA
- a CDS encoding DUF3857 domain-containing transglutaminase family protein encodes MVAAILILAAKSYSQDKNLPKEFYIASTIPDSLKEEANSVVRYSSDEVTVKAAGKMTIKHHAIITVLNEKGDAAAQLGLGYDKKFSSVDDVQMLVYNAGGTMIKKYHKSDFYDHAATDGISIVTDDRVLVMEHPISAYPTTIEVIFEEDMNSYLDLGEWEIQRPERAVQNAEYTVLVNPSVGFRYMNKNTAIKPEKTPAGEFEKYTWHVKNLKAVKPEDDAESWQVMPRIMFAANSFQFGGIPGDISTWQNFGKWLQALNADVCSLSPERIAEVKKMTADFKTDKEKTKFLYQYMQQNMRYVSIQLGIGGLKPFPATFVDQKKYGDCKALSNYMYALLKAADIPSYYAIINAGSNGEPADPAFPSDPFNHIILCVPFKGDTTWLECTNMQKPFGKLGPFTENRYALLVTEDGGKLVKTPRSRDIDNQFNSEAHVVLDADGGAKATLKILSTGEYRDDYLGIAALKTDEQKQVLIKMLNMKQPSLFEFKPSTDKDGTKELDIELEYDKFCDVSAGNKQFYKPRVFDLWKTTVPILEKRKSDFFFEIPMLKTCVTTIDLPAGFEIDALPTDQSLKFTYGTYDVKYVYDATKNQVVSTTKFNLKNHVIPAAKYTEMQVYMDAIAKAQNKKLVIRRKA; translated from the coding sequence ATGGTTGCAGCTATACTCATTTTAGCGGCCAAAAGTTATAGCCAGGATAAGAACCTTCCGAAAGAATTTTATATAGCATCAACCATTCCCGATTCATTGAAAGAGGAAGCAAATTCGGTTGTGCGGTATTCTTCAGACGAGGTTACAGTAAAAGCAGCTGGTAAAATGACCATAAAGCATCACGCCATCATCACCGTTTTAAATGAAAAAGGTGATGCCGCTGCCCAACTTGGCCTCGGTTATGATAAAAAATTCAGCAGTGTTGATGATGTACAAATGCTGGTTTATAACGCCGGTGGAACGATGATAAAAAAATACCACAAAAGTGATTTTTATGACCACGCTGCTACTGATGGGATCTCTATTGTAACCGACGACAGGGTGCTGGTCATGGAGCATCCCATATCTGCATATCCCACTACTATTGAGGTAATTTTTGAGGAGGACATGAACAGTTACCTCGATTTGGGCGAATGGGAAATTCAACGGCCCGAGCGGGCAGTCCAAAACGCGGAGTATACCGTCCTGGTCAATCCTTCGGTAGGTTTCAGGTACATGAATAAAAATACTGCCATCAAGCCCGAAAAAACACCTGCCGGAGAGTTTGAAAAATACACCTGGCATGTAAAAAATTTAAAAGCTGTAAAGCCCGAAGACGACGCTGAATCATGGCAGGTTATGCCGCGGATCATGTTTGCAGCAAACTCATTCCAGTTTGGTGGTATTCCCGGCGATATCAGCACCTGGCAAAATTTTGGCAAATGGCTGCAGGCCCTCAATGCAGACGTATGCTCGCTTAGTCCGGAGCGGATAGCCGAGGTTAAAAAAATGACGGCCGACTTTAAAACCGACAAAGAGAAAACGAAGTTCTTATACCAATACATGCAGCAAAACATGCGTTATGTAAGTATCCAGCTCGGCATTGGAGGTTTAAAGCCATTCCCGGCTACATTTGTCGACCAGAAAAAGTATGGCGATTGCAAGGCATTATCAAACTACATGTATGCCTTATTAAAGGCAGCTGATATTCCATCGTATTATGCCATAATAAACGCAGGCTCAAACGGAGAGCCAGCTGATCCTGCATTTCCAAGCGATCCCTTTAATCACATTATTTTATGTGTACCTTTTAAAGGTGATACTACCTGGCTTGAGTGTACCAATATGCAAAAGCCATTTGGCAAGCTTGGCCCATTTACCGAAAACAGGTATGCATTGCTGGTTACCGAAGATGGAGGCAAACTGGTTAAAACTCCGCGCAGCAGAGATATTGACAACCAATTTAATAGCGAGGCGCATGTGGTACTTGACGCGGATGGCGGCGCAAAGGCAACACTTAAAATTTTAAGCACAGGCGAATATCGCGATGATTACCTGGGTATAGCCGCCTTAAAAACCGACGAGCAAAAACAGGTACTGATTAAGATGCTGAACATGAAGCAGCCATCACTTTTTGAGTTCAAGCCATCAACAGATAAAGATGGTACAAAAGAACTGGACATTGAGCTGGAGTACGATAAATTTTGCGATGTATCGGCGGGCAACAAGCAATTTTACAAACCCCGTGTTTTTGATCTGTGGAAAACAACCGTACCCATACTTGAAAAACGGAAAAGCGATTTTTTCTTTGAAATCCCCATGCTAAAAACCTGCGTTACCACTATTGATCTGCCTGCCGGCTTTGAAATTGACGCCCTGCCAACCGATCAAAGCCTTAAATTTACTTACGGTACTTATGATGTTAAGTATGTTTATGACGCAACTAAAAACCAGGTGGTAAGCACTACCAAATTCAATTTAAAAAACCACGTGATTCCGGCTGCCAAATACACCGAGATGCAGGTTTATATGGATGCTATAGCCAAAGCCCAAAATAAAAAGCTGGTGATCCGCCGTAAAGCATAA